In one window of Paraflavitalea soli DNA:
- a CDS encoding ABC transporter ATP-binding protein yields MARRNSGSREDMPKAKLTMANLRETLLIFSYVRPYLGKFITGLVFITLSSLTTMSFPYLLKQLIDTANGAKSPFGTSGAIVGWMFAILTVQMLFSFMRIYLFTSVGENAVADMRRDIYRKMITMPMDFFAQRRVGELSSRISADLSQIQEAVTSLLAEVLRGILTLIIGIGLILYISPLLTGVMLSVIPVIIIIAIVFGKFIRRFSRQTQDQLADSNTIVQETLQGISNVKSFTNEWFEINRYTRSLQQVVKMAIKSGQYRGMFVSFLLFSLFGTIVLVVWYGIGHLNFGDLTAFVVYTAFVGGSMAGFADLYGQLQKTLGATQRVRELLKDIPEQVSEQDEPVQPEHVLHGQVTLQNVAFSYPTRSELPVLRDVSVTVMPGEQVAIVGPSGAGKSTIAALLLRFYEPGSGQLLYDGKPATTIPLTQLRKQIALVPQDVLLFGGTIRENILYGKPDASQEEIEQAARQAHAHEFIVNFPEGYETVVGERGVKLSGGQRQRIAIARAILKNPVILILDEATSSLDAASESLVQEALDNLMKNRTSFIIAHRLSTIRSADKIVVLEKGVVKELGTHQELLNLPDGLYRELNRLQLEITGVE; encoded by the coding sequence ATGGCACGACGCAATAGCGGATCCAGAGAAGACATGCCCAAGGCCAAGCTCACCATGGCCAACCTGCGGGAAACCCTGCTCATCTTTTCCTATGTCCGGCCTTACCTGGGAAAGTTCATCACCGGCCTGGTTTTCATTACCTTGTCCTCCCTCACCACCATGTCCTTCCCTTATTTATTGAAGCAGCTCATCGACACCGCCAACGGCGCCAAATCTCCCTTTGGCACTTCCGGCGCCATCGTTGGCTGGATGTTTGCTATCCTCACCGTGCAGATGCTCTTTTCCTTCATGCGTATTTACCTCTTTACTTCCGTGGGTGAAAATGCCGTGGCCGATATGCGGCGCGATATCTACCGCAAAATGATCACCATGCCCATGGATTTCTTTGCCCAACGGAGAGTAGGTGAGTTGTCCAGCCGCATCAGCGCCGACCTGTCACAGATCCAGGAGGCTGTTACCTCCCTGCTGGCGGAAGTATTGAGGGGTATCCTCACCCTCATAATAGGCATTGGCCTCATACTGTATATCTCACCTCTTTTGACAGGTGTTATGTTATCAGTCATACCCGTCATCATCATCATAGCCATCGTATTTGGGAAATTCATTCGCCGCTTTTCCCGCCAGACCCAGGACCAATTGGCCGATTCCAATACCATTGTGCAGGAAACCCTGCAGGGTATTAGCAATGTAAAGTCATTCACCAACGAATGGTTTGAGATCAATCGTTATACCCGCAGCCTGCAGCAGGTAGTGAAAATGGCCATTAAAAGCGGACAGTACCGCGGCATGTTTGTCTCCTTCCTCCTGTTCAGTTTGTTTGGCACCATTGTGCTCGTTGTGTGGTATGGTATTGGCCACCTCAATTTTGGCGACCTCACCGCTTTCGTAGTATATACCGCTTTTGTGGGTGGCAGCATGGCCGGCTTTGCCGACCTCTACGGCCAGTTGCAAAAGACCCTGGGCGCTACCCAGCGTGTGCGTGAATTATTGAAAGATATACCCGAGCAGGTGTCTGAACAGGACGAACCTGTACAGCCTGAACACGTTTTACACGGTCAGGTAACTTTACAAAACGTAGCATTCAGTTATCCTACCCGGTCCGAATTGCCCGTACTAAGAGATGTTTCCGTAACTGTGATGCCGGGCGAACAGGTAGCCATCGTGGGGCCCAGCGGTGCCGGTAAATCAACCATTGCTGCCTTGCTCCTGCGCTTTTATGAACCCGGCAGCGGACAATTATTGTATGATGGCAAGCCCGCTACTACCATTCCCCTTACCCAGCTGCGCAAGCAAATAGCCCTGGTGCCCCAGGATGTATTGCTGTTTGGCGGCACCATCCGGGAGAACATCTTATACGGTAAACCCGATGCTTCCCAGGAAGAGATCGAGCAGGCCGCCAGGCAGGCACATGCCCATGAGTTCATTGTTAATTTTCCCGAAGGTTATGAAACAGTAGTAGGAGAGCGGGGCGTGAAATTGTCCGGTGGCCAGCGCCAGCGCATTGCCATTGCGCGCGCCATTCTTAAAAATCCTGTCATACTTATATTGGATGAAGCCACCAGCTCACTCGATGCCGCTTCAGAATCCCTGGTACAGGAAGCCCTCGACAACCTCATGAAGAATCGTACTTCCTTCATCATTGCCCACCGTTTATCTACCATCCGGAGCGCCGATAAGATCGTTGTGCTGGAAAAAG
- a CDS encoding DUF6528 family protein, translating into MRSFFVTASLLVALSCKRDHSGIITDTALPGETTTTAAAAATPKEIIICDQKNARIIMVDIANSNAITWEWKATAAYAMIRSGAQGWFSNLSEAKLVYNGKYVLATASGGGVALINVSSKKAIWFDYAGGNTHSAELLPNGNIVTASTTGGYLMIFTTDSYINDESAQTAPIPFEDVHNVVWDHARQRLYAAGKNKLKVFTYNNSCSAPRLVPDTTYTMPEGNAHDLFPVYGSTTDLWLTNSGHIYKFNVTTGVFTLVKTISAVKTVSSGPAGYQTIIAQANGNGGETWRTDRILDINGAAVYTNTSLGLYKARWKLVNTFSYPAGDSFHECTHP; encoded by the coding sequence ATGAGATCATTCTTTGTGACGGCCTCCTTGCTGGTTGCACTTTCCTGCAAGCGCGACCATTCAGGCATTATTACGGACACTGCGCTCCCTGGAGAGACCACCACCACAGCTGCCGCAGCCGCCACGCCCAAAGAGATCATCATCTGCGACCAGAAAAACGCCCGTATCATTATGGTAGATATTGCCAATAGCAATGCGATCACCTGGGAATGGAAAGCCACAGCTGCCTATGCCATGATCCGCTCAGGCGCACAGGGCTGGTTCTCCAACCTCAGCGAAGCCAAACTGGTATACAATGGCAAATATGTGCTGGCCACGGCTTCGGGCGGCGGGGTGGCGCTGATCAATGTATCATCTAAAAAAGCCATCTGGTTTGATTATGCAGGAGGTAATACGCACTCGGCGGAGCTATTGCCCAACGGCAATATCGTGACGGCCTCTACTACAGGCGGCTACCTGATGATCTTTACTACGGATTCCTACATCAACGACGAGTCGGCACAAACAGCGCCCATCCCTTTTGAAGATGTGCACAATGTGGTATGGGACCACGCCCGGCAACGATTGTATGCAGCCGGGAAGAACAAACTGAAAGTATTTACCTACAATAACAGTTGCAGCGCCCCCAGGTTAGTGCCGGATACTACCTACACAATGCCCGAAGGGAATGCGCACGACCTGTTTCCGGTATATGGCAGCACCACAGACCTCTGGCTCACCAACTCGGGACATATCTATAAGTTCAACGTAACTACGGGGGTCTTTACACTCGTTAAAACGATCAGTGCTGTGAAGACTGTTTCTTCAGGTCCTGCAGGCTACCAAACGATCATCGCACAGGCAAACGGCAATGGAGGAGAGACCTGGAGAACGGACCGGATACTGGATATTAATGGGGCAGCCGTGTATACAAACACCTCGCTGGGATTGTATAAAGCCCGTTGGAAACTGGTGAATACGTTCAGCTATCCGGCGGGAGATAGTTTTCATGAGTGTACGCATCCTTAA
- a CDS encoding right-handed parallel beta-helix repeat-containing protein — MKYLSLLVLVSVISVASQAKSWRVNNNVGVVADFTSLGAAINSATVASGDTVYVEPSATKYDASGAILGKKLVVIGPGYFLDPANTTTPGNPGLQVVPYEASVPYIYVTAGGKDSKFIGMNLDGVYLRAASNLVFERCRFTGTLQFEQGASSNITVRKCFFNSSFNYGGVSTASNLICENNIFAPGCVMNLPMLTGSGNIVRNNTFYETPNGSTIVNAYFVNNIVGSLVPFTLTDCTIKNNLFKLNQPLPATATNNQVNVNMLADVYMGTGSYDGKMMLKATSLAKGAGLTVGSVVNPDCGAFGATDPYVLSGIPNVPTIYTFTAPTSIPSGSATMNVTFSTRNNN; from the coding sequence ATGAAATATTTGTCCTTATTGGTCCTTGTATCAGTAATTAGTGTAGCAAGCCAGGCTAAAAGCTGGAGAGTGAACAACAATGTAGGTGTAGTGGCAGACTTTACGTCGCTCGGAGCTGCTATCAACTCTGCTACTGTAGCAAGCGGTGATACCGTGTATGTAGAGCCCAGTGCTACCAAATATGATGCCTCAGGCGCTATTCTTGGTAAGAAACTCGTGGTCATCGGGCCCGGTTATTTCCTCGATCCGGCCAATACCACCACACCCGGTAACCCCGGATTGCAGGTTGTCCCCTACGAAGCCTCAGTACCCTATATCTATGTAACGGCAGGAGGCAAGGACAGCAAGTTCATAGGTATGAACCTGGATGGTGTTTATCTCCGTGCCGCCAGCAACCTGGTATTTGAGCGTTGCCGGTTTACAGGCACCTTGCAGTTTGAGCAGGGAGCAAGTTCCAATATTACTGTGCGGAAATGCTTTTTCAATAGCTCGTTTAACTATGGTGGCGTTTCTACAGCCAGCAACCTGATATGCGAGAACAATATCTTCGCTCCTGGCTGTGTGATGAACTTGCCTATGCTTACCGGTAGCGGCAATATTGTGCGCAACAATACTTTCTACGAAACGCCCAATGGCAGCACCATTGTGAATGCTTATTTTGTTAATAATATAGTAGGTTCCCTGGTCCCGTTCACGCTTACTGATTGCACTATTAAGAATAACCTGTTCAAGTTGAACCAACCCCTGCCTGCTACCGCTACCAACAACCAGGTCAATGTGAACATGCTGGCAGATGTATATATGGGTACCGGCAGTTATGATGGAAAAATGATGCTCAAAGCTACCTCACTGGCCAAAGGTGCCGGCCTTACCGTAGGTTCCGTAGTGAATCCCGATTGTGGCGCCTTTGGTGCTACCGATCCCTATGTACTTTCCGGCATTCCCAACGTGCCCACCATCTATACCTTTACAGCGCCCACTTCCATCCCCTCCGGAAGCGCCACGATGAATGTAACCTTCAGCACACGCAACAACAACTAG
- a CDS encoding CARDB domain-containing protein, whose product MKKYLYTLFLCALAMLAYAQDPAYPPSPAPPLHVTAAEYFVDTDPGAGLATPIVLTPGMNINNLNAAVNVNGLSIGIHHLYIRTRNAESAWSITQTREFLYDQDYAYTAPPPARQQVVAAEYFIDTDPGAGNGTAIAFTPGTDLNNLPVAVNINGLSNGIHHLYLRTKSAEGRWSITQVKDFQIDFDPVYPAAPVAAQNIIAAEYFFDTDPGTGNGISIPIAAGTNLSNLPATINTAALTIGTHRLYLRTKGQEGHWSITQVKELVVDADFNYPVAPVAPQNIVAAEYFIDTDPGMGHGTAIAITPGLDLSDIAANVTTAGLPLGTHRVYLRTKNQEGRWSITQVNEFVVIADIPYPPAPPAPLNIVAAEYFIDTDPGAGLGTPIAITPGTDISNIPVAVNTAGLSDPAFHRLYIRTKNQEGRWSITLDSSFYVGTLVPSWTLEPAGGHDYEHVAVNTTANYNFTIRNTGDAAITLSGATISDPAFTPNFTAGTVIPAHGTLILRVAFKPTTVGAFSGELKITTTTPGVDPVTTNVRGNGFTPATPPVLQYVTAAPYGGTKGVDPAVGQPGLYTYKIVYKSVANKAPQTGFPRVAIDLNGDQDFNDLGEGIFNMLKEEAGTDYTVGVVYSYTFDQDVIGNTKGYQFFATDADGNTANSAYTSGPVVTFNQPDLRIFANDISFSKNNPLPGEAFTVTAKVSNSTANAANNVSVKFYRENTPIDSLIIPVVNGNSSASVTIPLAFEYDGFFPIKVWIDSSNKLGDINVLNNYAIRPITVGSPSLPGGINVTTDIKVQSCPQVRALISGKAVYFGTGTPTPVAGAEVTINTGTLVIRTTTNANGDYSYLLPNTICGSGFIYTVSVTDFTFTSSLLTKAMPIPCTPSTACLPPPDQGGARATVDMSPCKNVVGGNTALKVTLRFRSSDPNNMWRGSDEIKFDTLRIFKNGVQIAQYVSGPNTWAPGNERIVTEFVPLTSTDPVTLKAVMTYTYVEYLQIPGPTYFGRWTKHTVSDSVTFVPESNKPDLTMQSFRQSGFTNFSFQDANIKCTDAGTHTVKVYDSIPNGMSTLVYTKTVTGVEKGASEALGFSKPDMTSGTHILRIIIDTDNAVDEQQEGNNAFDVTVVIPKSDLIVTSFKPSISAIPAGTPVTFRATIKNQGRAAGAFKVEFSVGGVRLGAKKTVVSLAEGASLNLVSDPYTVTTDDKACGITVKVVADSDNEVDESNNNNNGETLVLGTDLKPYQKSGELGSVTNPALVRVNKEGQFFPSIRNIGTRDVTDVTVRYTLNGVRLKGEEIPVVKAGELYAGVGSFTHMFTVPGDYVVQVEADTNNVACEVLENNNTGNFYIRVVDSKEDLEVLSQYISPSSLNPASGQTVTLVGTVRNSGGKASQPNVLRFLVDDIQLGNDVPINSLQPGRDTTVAATATYSSLITGVKVMKIVVDPANTNVEEREDNNLATRTMIVGAAPDLASFGTGAISFNPQGFKAGDSVTISYAIRNKGTQDGSAWVRFLILNPNGGLTAIDSVEVSLTGGASTTVSRKMLFSIEKGKVVAEIVSAAPVEFDLTNNNDELDFSTIIPLAANITVNGDLDMKNGLPGQLPGWIGGKLVLGDHDLVINGRMKNIDADHFIVTNGTGKLKIVNNDAENIYPVGISEGNSNFVKINNAGTPDHFSVGVLPYVLKQGMSGDTVKTAFVNRTWLIEEEVPGGSNATVTFYWNAADEMPLFDRDQARTTHYTTSWQLGDMGMSILDSIGRYRRFQAGFNSFSPFSVTSNSAILPVRLLQFNVAQKGKAAELEWKSDGEINSKHFVVQHSTNGLQFEDIGIVNTNNSAGVHTYRFTHPALSDGTHYYRLKMVDINETFTLSAIKWVQISHQETMRVYPNPAQKLITITGLEANGTVRIVTMDGKLVKQLRSQGTTLVTDVSSLPQGMYVLQYNNHGIQQQLTLIKQ is encoded by the coding sequence ATGAAAAAATATTTATATACACTTTTTTTATGTGCATTGGCCATGCTGGCCTACGCACAAGATCCGGCCTATCCGCCTTCGCCGGCGCCGCCTTTGCATGTCACCGCGGCGGAGTATTTTGTTGATACCGACCCGGGAGCAGGACTGGCGACGCCTATTGTGCTAACACCCGGCATGAATATCAACAACCTCAATGCCGCTGTCAATGTAAATGGCCTCAGCATTGGTATTCACCACCTGTATATCCGCACACGCAATGCAGAAAGCGCCTGGAGCATTACCCAAACAAGGGAATTCCTGTACGACCAGGATTATGCTTACACTGCACCTCCTCCTGCACGCCAGCAGGTAGTGGCGGCGGAATATTTTATTGATACCGATCCCGGTGCCGGCAACGGTACTGCGATCGCTTTTACGCCAGGTACCGACCTCAATAACCTGCCTGTTGCTGTAAACATAAATGGTTTATCCAACGGTATACATCATTTATACCTTCGCACAAAAAGCGCCGAAGGGCGCTGGAGCATTACCCAGGTAAAGGATTTTCAGATAGACTTTGATCCTGTTTATCCTGCCGCTCCCGTAGCTGCACAAAATATTATCGCCGCCGAATACTTCTTCGATACCGATCCCGGTACCGGCAATGGTATCAGTATTCCCATTGCTGCAGGTACTAATTTGAGCAACCTTCCTGCTACCATCAATACGGCCGCACTTACCATCGGTACCCACCGCCTCTACCTGCGCACCAAAGGCCAGGAAGGCCACTGGAGTATTACCCAGGTAAAAGAATTGGTGGTAGATGCTGATTTCAACTATCCCGTAGCCCCCGTAGCACCACAAAATATAGTGGCCGCCGAATACTTTATTGATACCGATCCCGGTATGGGCCATGGTACAGCCATTGCCATTACACCCGGATTGGATTTGAGCGATATCGCCGCCAATGTTACCACCGCTGGTTTGCCATTGGGTACCCACCGCGTATACCTGCGCACTAAAAACCAGGAAGGACGCTGGAGCATTACACAGGTCAACGAATTTGTGGTCATTGCCGATATCCCTTATCCACCCGCGCCTCCAGCTCCTTTGAATATAGTAGCTGCTGAATATTTCATCGATACCGATCCCGGCGCCGGTCTCGGAACTCCCATTGCCATTACACCGGGCACAGATATCAGCAATATACCCGTGGCAGTCAATACTGCGGGCCTCAGTGACCCGGCTTTCCACCGCCTGTACATCCGCACTAAGAACCAGGAAGGCCGTTGGAGCATTACCCTCGACAGCTCATTTTACGTAGGCACACTGGTGCCCAGTTGGACACTGGAACCAGCCGGTGGGCACGATTATGAGCATGTAGCCGTGAATACCACCGCCAATTACAACTTTACAATACGTAATACAGGAGATGCTGCCATCACCTTGAGTGGTGCTACGATAAGCGATCCTGCCTTTACGCCAAACTTTACAGCAGGTACCGTGATTCCTGCGCATGGTACCCTCATCCTGAGAGTGGCTTTCAAACCCACCACTGTGGGCGCCTTCTCAGGTGAACTGAAAATAACTACCACTACACCCGGTGTAGATCCCGTCACCACCAATGTGCGTGGTAATGGCTTTACACCTGCCACCCCGCCCGTGTTGCAATATGTAACAGCGGCCCCTTATGGTGGAACCAAAGGTGTTGATCCTGCAGTAGGTCAGCCAGGTTTGTATACCTATAAGATCGTATATAAGTCTGTCGCCAATAAAGCACCCCAAACCGGCTTCCCGAGAGTAGCCATCGACCTCAATGGCGACCAGGACTTCAACGACCTGGGCGAAGGCATCTTCAATATGCTGAAAGAAGAAGCCGGCACCGATTATACAGTGGGCGTTGTATACAGCTATACCTTCGACCAGGATGTTATCGGCAACACCAAAGGTTACCAGTTCTTTGCTACCGATGCAGATGGTAATACCGCCAACTCTGCGTATACATCCGGTCCCGTGGTAACCTTCAACCAACCCGATCTGCGCATTTTTGCAAACGACATTAGTTTCAGCAAGAATAATCCCTTACCGGGTGAGGCGTTTACCGTCACAGCAAAAGTGAGCAATAGTACCGCCAACGCAGCCAATAATGTATCTGTGAAGTTCTATCGCGAGAATACACCGATCGACAGCCTTATCATCCCCGTGGTCAATGGAAACTCCAGTGCCAGCGTCACCATTCCTTTGGCTTTCGAATACGATGGGTTCTTCCCCATCAAGGTATGGATCGACAGCAGCAATAAGCTGGGCGATATCAACGTCCTCAACAACTATGCGATCAGACCCATTACCGTAGGTAGCCCCAGTTTACCCGGTGGCATCAATGTAACCACCGACATCAAGGTGCAGAGCTGTCCCCAGGTACGTGCCCTCATCAGTGGCAAGGCTGTTTATTTTGGTACAGGTACGCCAACACCCGTGGCCGGTGCTGAAGTGACTATCAACACAGGTACCCTGGTGATCAGGACCACTACCAATGCCAATGGTGATTACAGCTACTTATTGCCCAATACCATTTGTGGCAGCGGTTTCATTTATACCGTAAGCGTTACCGATTTCACCTTCACCAGCAGCTTGCTCACGAAGGCCATGCCGATTCCTTGTACGCCTTCAACAGCATGTCTGCCTCCTCCTGATCAGGGTGGAGCAAGGGCAACCGTAGATATGTCGCCTTGTAAGAACGTGGTGGGCGGTAATACTGCTTTGAAAGTGACCTTGAGATTCCGTTCCAGCGATCCCAATAATATGTGGCGAGGCAGCGATGAGATCAAGTTCGACACCCTGCGCATCTTTAAGAACGGTGTGCAGATAGCCCAATATGTTTCAGGGCCCAATACATGGGCGCCGGGTAATGAGCGGATCGTAACCGAGTTTGTTCCCCTCACTTCCACCGATCCCGTGACCCTCAAGGCCGTAATGACCTATACCTACGTGGAATACCTGCAGATACCTGGTCCTACTTACTTTGGCCGCTGGACAAAACACACCGTTTCCGATAGCGTGACTTTTGTTCCGGAGTCCAATAAGCCCGACCTCACCATGCAGAGCTTCCGTCAGTCAGGGTTCACCAACTTCAGCTTCCAGGATGCGAACATTAAATGTACTGACGCCGGAACGCATACCGTAAAAGTGTATGATTCCATCCCGAATGGAATGTCCACCCTGGTGTATACCAAAACGGTAACAGGTGTTGAGAAAGGTGCTTCTGAAGCATTGGGCTTCAGCAAGCCCGATATGACATCCGGCACCCATATCCTGAGGATCATAATTGATACCGATAATGCAGTGGATGAACAACAGGAAGGTAACAACGCGTTTGATGTAACCGTAGTAATACCCAAATCAGACCTGATCGTTACTTCCTTCAAACCTTCCATTTCTGCTATCCCGGCAGGCACTCCGGTTACCTTCCGGGCCACCATCAAAAACCAGGGAAGAGCAGCAGGCGCATTCAAAGTTGAATTCTCCGTAGGCGGCGTTCGACTGGGAGCAAAGAAAACAGTTGTTTCCCTGGCCGAAGGCGCTTCGTTGAACCTGGTCTCTGATCCATATACCGTAACGACCGATGACAAAGCCTGCGGTATTACTGTAAAAGTGGTAGCTGATAGTGACAATGAGGTCGATGAATCCAATAACAATAACAACGGTGAGACCCTGGTATTAGGTACCGATCTGAAGCCTTATCAAAAGTCCGGTGAATTGGGCTCCGTTACCAACCCTGCGTTGGTGCGCGTAAATAAAGAAGGACAGTTCTTCCCGTCTATCCGGAATATTGGCACCCGCGATGTAACAGATGTTACCGTTCGCTATACGCTGAATGGTGTACGCCTGAAAGGCGAAGAGATCCCCGTGGTGAAAGCCGGTGAACTGTATGCCGGTGTAGGCAGCTTCACTCATATGTTTACCGTACCGGGTGATTATGTTGTACAGGTGGAAGCCGATACCAATAACGTGGCGTGCGAAGTACTGGAGAACAACAATACCGGCAATTTCTACATCCGTGTGGTCGACAGTAAAGAAGACCTGGAAGTATTGAGCCAGTATATTTCTCCCAGCAGCCTCAATCCGGCCTCTGGGCAAACCGTTACCCTGGTAGGCACCGTCAGGAACTCAGGCGGCAAGGCTTCACAGCCCAATGTACTGCGCTTCCTGGTCGATGATATACAACTGGGTAATGATGTGCCCATCAACAGCCTGCAGCCCGGCCGTGATACTACCGTAGCGGCTACCGCTACTTATTCCTCACTGATCACAGGTGTGAAAGTGATGAAGATCGTGGTGGACCCCGCTAATACAAACGTAGAAGAAAGGGAAGACAACAACCTCGCTACACGTACCATGATCGTAGGCGCTGCGCCTGACCTGGCTTCATTCGGTACAGGTGCTATTAGTTTCAATCCCCAGGGATTCAAAGCTGGCGATAGTGTGACCATCTCTTATGCCATCCGGAATAAAGGCACACAGGATGGATCAGCCTGGGTAAGGTTCCTTATCCTGAATCCCAATGGTGGCCTTACAGCGATCGATAGTGTAGAGGTAAGCCTTACAGGAGGAGCCAGCACCACAGTGAGCAGGAAGATGCTGTTCAGTATCGAGAAGGGTAAAGTAGTGGCAGAGATCGTAAGTGCCGCACCTGTGGAGTTTGACCTCACCAACAACAATGATGAGCTTGATTTCAGCACCATCATTCCGTTGGCAGCCAATATCACCGTCAATGGCGACCTGGACATGAAGAACGGTCTGCCCGGTCAGCTGCCAGGCTGGATCGGTGGTAAGCTGGTATTGGGTGATCATGACCTCGTGATCAATGGCCGCATGAAGAACATCGATGCCGATCACTTTATCGTCACCAATGGTACCGGTAAACTGAAGATCGTGAACAACGATGCCGAGAACATTTATCCTGTTGGTATTTCCGAAGGCAACAGCAATTTCGTGAAGATCAACAATGCCGGTACGCCCGATCATTTCTCAGTAGGTGTATTGCCTTATGTACTGAAACAGGGCATGAGCGGTGACACTGTGAAGACGGCCTTCGTAAACCGCACCTGGCTCATCGAAGAAGAAGTGCCCGGAGGCAGTAATGCCACCGTTACCTTCTACTGGAATGCCGCTGATGAAATGCCGCTCTTCGACCGCGACCAGGCCCGCACAACCCATTACACCACCTCCTGGCAACTGGGCGATATGGGCATGTCCATACTGGATTCCATTGGCCGGTACAGAAGGTTCCAGGCTGGCTTCAACAGCTTCTCACCCTTCTCCGTCACCAGCAATAGCGCCATCCTGCCCGTGAGGCTGCTGCAATTCAACGTAGCCCAGAAGGGCAAGGCCGCCGAGCTGGAATGGAAATCAGATGGCGAAATAAACAGCAAGCACTTTGTAGTGCAGCATAGTACCAATGGTCTGCAGTTTGAGGACATTGGTATTGTCAACACCAACAACAGTGCGGGTGTGCATACCTATCGCTTTACCCATCCGGCATTGAGCGATGGTACCCATTATTACCGCCTGAAGATGGTGGATATCAACGAGACCTTCACCCTGTCTGCTATCAAATGGGTGCAGATCAGCCATCAGGAAACCATGCGTGTTTATCCAAACCCTGCACAGAAACTGATCACTATCACCGGACTTGAAGCGAATGGCACCGTGCGCATAGTGACCATGGATGGCAAATTGGTAAAACAACTGCGTTCCCAGGGCACTACACTGGTAACAGATGTAAGCAGCCTGCCCCAGGGCATGTATGTATTACAATACAATAACCATGGTATTCAACAACAGCTTACCTTGATAAAACAGTAA